Part of the Nostoc sp. ATCC 53789 genome, ATACTCCCCAAGAAGAAGCTGTTCGCACTCATATCAAAGGGTTACGACACAAACTTAAAGCTGTAGGAGCGCCCGGTGATTTGGTTGAAACAGTTTATGGTATTGGCTATCGTCTGAAACCACTGGAAGAGGATAAGCACGGGGATACAGGGGCAGAGGGGCAGGGGAGTAGGGGAGCAGAGGGGCAGGGGAGCAGGGGAGCAGAGGAGCAGGGGAGCAGAGGGGAAGTAGATAGGGTAAAATCGCCGGTACCCAATCTCAAATCACAGCAGCAAGCGCTAATGGCAGTTGCAGAAATTTGGCAACGATTTCAAGGGCGGGTGGAGCAGCAGGTGAGGGTGCTAGAGCAAGCGATCGCAACTTTAAATCAAAATAATAGTTTAAATCCCGAATTACTCTCCCTTGCAACCAAAGAAGCCCATACCTTGGCAGGGTCTTTAGGGACTTTTGGCTTGCCTCTTGGCTCAAAATTGGCCCGCAATATCGAACTGCTGCTGAGTTCTGGTCAAACCTTGAGTAAATCTGAGATTGGCAACCTCCAAAGTTGGGTAAATTTATTGCGTCGAGAAATAGAGGGAAACGATGCAGGGGCAATATCTGTATCACCAATCCCGCAATTAGAAACAGTGACGCAACCACTGCAAAATCATTCCGATGCAGAAACTAAAATATTGGTTGTGGACGACGATCCGCAAATTCAGGCATTGTTGCAAACCTTACTTAGCCCTTGGGGACTCAGAGCGATCGCTCTTGAAAATCCGCTTCAGTTTTGGGAAACTTTAGAAGTAGTTGCCCCAGATATGCTGATTTTAGATGTGGAATTGCCTTATATCAATGGGATAGAGCTTTGTCGATTGGTACGCAACGATTCACACTGGAGTGAGTTACCCATCTTATTCCTCACTGTTCATAGCGATGCCGAGATGGTAAATCAGGTGTTTAGCGTTGGTGCTGATGACTTTGTAAGCAAGCCCATTGTCGGGCCAGAACTTGTAACTCGGATCGTCAATCGCTTAGAACGAATGAAATTACGGCAGCGTGTGACGCAGGGGGGTAGAGGGGCAGGGGGGCAGGGGAGCAGAGGGGCAGGGGAGCAGGGGAGCAGAGGGGCAGGGGGAGCAGGGGAAGCAGGGGGAGTAAATTTATCCTCATCTTTGCCATCTTCCTCTCACCAAGCTATCAATGAATTAGAGTTGAGGGTAGCAGAACGAACCGCCGAGTTAATAAGTGTGAATCAGCAGTTGCAGTCACAACTTGATGAACGTCAGCGAACGCAGGAAGAATTACGGTTTTCTCAAGCCCGATTTGCCCGAATTTTAGATATTGCTGATGATGCAATTATTTCTATCAACGGGTTTCACAATATCACCTTGTTTAATCAAGGAGCAGAGAAGATTTTTGGCTACTCTGCCCAGGAAGTGATTGGCCAAGGTCTTGATTTACTCTTACCGCAGCGCTTTTTCCAAGCACATCGTCAACACGTAGCTGACTTTGGGCAATCTCCCAATGTTGCCCGGCGGATGGGAGAACGGCGTGAAATTTATGGTCGCCGAAAGGATGGAAGTGAGTTTCCAGCAGAAGCTTCTATCTCTAAAATAGATATGGGTAATGAAATATTTTATACGGTCATCTTACGAGATGTCACAGAGCGCAAGCAAATCGAACGGATGAAGGATGAGTTTGTCTCTGTTGTGAGTCATGAACTCCGCACACCTTTAACTTCGATTTACGGCTCTCTCGGAATGCTAGCCAGTGGTTTGCTGCCGACAGACTCAGAGCAGGGAAAACGTCTGTTGCAAATTGCTGCTGATAGCACCGAACGCCTAGTACGTTTAATCAACGACATCCTAGACATTGAGCGGATTGAGTCGGGTAAGGCGAAAATGGAATCAGAAATCTGCAATATCGTTGATTTGATTACTCAAACGGTAAATGTCATCCAGCCTTTGGCTGACAAAGCCGGAGTGACACTATCCATTTCTGCTCTATCCGCTCAAGTATTGGCAGATTGCGATCGCATTGTCCAAACCTTAACTAACCTACTGAGTAACGCCATTAAATTTTCATCTGCTGGATCTACGGTTTGGTTGGGGGTGCAACAAGAAGGCGATGAAGTTTTGTTGACAGTCAAAGACACCGGACGCGGCATCCCAACTGACAAACTTGAGAGTATATTTGAGCGCTTTCAACAAGTTGACTCTTCAGATTCGCGTAACCATGATGGTACTGGTTTAGGTTTGGCAATTTGTAAAAGCATTATGCAACAGCACGGCGGACGCATCTGGGCTGAAAGTACATTGGGGGAAGGTAGCACTTTTTACGTAGCTCTGCCGTTGTTTGGGACTTTACGACCCGTGAAGCGTAAAGCCCCCGTCATTCATGCGGGGGATATAAGCGAATAGCTGAATTTATTCAGCCGTCAAGAAAAGATACAAGATTTTCAACATCTCTAATATCTTATACCAGTCGTGATAGTATAAGACAGGAGGTAAAGAGATGCTAGTTTTTGAGTTCAAAGCTTATGGAAAGTCAGCGCAACTAGTCGCAATAGATGATGCAATTCGGACTGCAAAGTTCATCCGTAATAGTTGTATTCGGCTATGGATGGACGTTAAAGGCACAGGTAAAAACGACTTGCAAAAATATTGTGCTGTACTTGCAGCTAATTTTCCCTTTGCTAATGAACTTAATTCAATGGCTAGACAGGCTAGTGCTGAAAGGGCATGGTCTTCTATCTCTCGGTTTTATGAAAACTGCAAGAAAGGTATTCCAGGTTTAAAGGGGTATCCCCAGTTCCAAAAAGATTGTCGCTCTGTTGAGTACAAATCATCAGGATGGAAGCTTGCAGATAATCGTAAATCAATAACTTTCACTGACAAAAAAGGTATTGGAAAGTTAAAACTCAAAGGTACTCGTGATTTGCACTTCTACCAAATTAACCAGATTAAACGGGTGAGATTGGTAAAACGCGCAGATGGCGTATATGCTCAATTTTGCATTGATGTAGAACGTTCTGAAAACATAGAACCAACTGGTAACACAGTTGGTTTAGACGTTGGACTTAAGGAATACTACACCGATTCAGATGGAACAATGGTTGAAAACCCAAAGTTTCTGCTAAGGAGTGAAAAAGTTCTCAAGCGTTCACAACGTCGAGTCTCCAGAAAAGTAAAAGGTTCAAAAAATAGAGGCAAGGCAAGACAGATTTTAGGCAAACGCCACCTCAAAATAAGTAGGCAACGTAAAGACCATGCTGTGAAGTTAGCACGGTGCGTAGTTCAGTCTAACGACTTGATAGCCTATGAAAATTTGAGTATTAAAAACATGGTGAAAAATCACTGTTTAGCCAAGTCTATTAATGACGCATCTTGGTATCAGTTTCGTGTCTGGATTGAGTACTTTGGAAAGGTATTTAAACGTGTCACGGTTGCGGTTAATCCGCAATATACAAGCCTTGAATGCTCTAGCTGCGGTGAAGTTGTCAAGAAAACACTATCTACTAGAACGCACGTTTGTAGGTGTGGTTGTGTGATGGATCGTGATGAAAATGCAGCTAGAAATATCCTTAGTCGAGGATTGGGTACGGTAGGGCATATCGGAACCTCTGCGCTAGACGCAGGCAACGCTTGCGGAGATGAAACCTCTACTCTTGTTGGTGAAAACCTGCAAGAGCAAGTTATGTCTTAGATTCAAGAATCCCCGTCGATTTATCGCGGGGAGTGTCAAAAAACTCTTCCAATATCCCTGTAATTTATCGAACAGAATTCAAGAGTCAGGAGTCAGAATTCAGAATGAATTCTGTACGACTGGCGGATGAATAATCGGCGTTTTTGCACCCTCACCAAATTGAAAATTTGGTGGGCAACAAGAGGATAGCAATGATGACAAAAAAGCAAATTCTAGTGATTGATAACGAGCAGTATATTCAAGAAGTTGCCAAGATTTGCTTGGAAACGGTTGCAGGCTGGAAAGTTGAAACAGCGAGTTCAGGTGAAGAGGGGATAATGAAAGCTGAGACTTACCAACCAGATGCGATTTTACTAGATGTAATGATGCCAGAGATGGATGGGATTGCCACTTTTGAAAAGTTACAAGCTAATCCGGTAACTAAAAAGATTCCCGTAATTTTGTTAACTGCCAAAATCCAGGCTTCCGATCGCCGTCGTTATAATCAGATGGGAATGATTGGTGCGATCGCTAAACCATTCAATCCGCTAGAATTAGCTGCTGAAGTAGCCTTAGCACTGGGTTGGAGTCTGGAAAAGTAAGCTGAAGTGAAAACGGTAGAATGCGCCCAAATAACTAACTGATGCTGCGTTAACTCAACCTGATTGCCGCCAATCTGTCGGTGCTTCTATATAATCAGGTAGGCGAGTGGTGCGATCGCCAAGTGCCTTTCTAATCTGATGCAACTCTAAGTTTTTAGCCCCTGTTAAAATTGTCCCTTCCAGTTTCACATCACTGAGGTCAGCTTCTAAAAAGTTAGCTCCCATCAGGTTTGCCTGAGTCAGGTTAGCTTGATAAAAGGTTGCTCTATGCAGGTTCGCTCCAATCAGGTTTGCCTGATGCAGGTCAGCTTCCGTTAAACTGGCTTCTGAGAGATTGGCAAAATAGACTTCTGTTTGGTGGAGTTTGGCTGCATTCAAGTTAGCCCCTGAAAGATTAGCTCCATTCAGGTTAGCCCCTGAAAGGTTAGCACCAATCAAACCCGTTAGATTTAGGTTGGCTTTACCTAGTTTTGCACCTTGCAAGTTAGCTAAAAACAGCTTTGCTCCAGATAAATTGGCGACTTTCAAAGTTGCTTGTTGCAAGTTGGCTTTATAGAGGTTTGCTCCTTGGAGATTCGCTACACGCAGACTTGCTCCAGAAAGGTTGGCTGAACGCAGGTTAGCCCCTGAGAGATTAGCACGATTAAGATTAGCCCAACATAGGTTAGCTCCACAGAGGCTAGCTTTTAATAATTTGGTTTCATAGAGAATAGACCTAATGAGTTTAGCGCCGTTTAAGTCAGCCTCACTCAAGTCTGCTCCACGCAGGTCAGACCCACTCAGGTCAGAACCACGTAAATCTGCTTGTTGTAGGTTAACTCCTAGCAAGTCTGCTCGTCTGATGTCGATATGACGTAAATCAAGTTTCTGATCTTTTGGGTCTTCTAGTGAATTACGCCTGCCGATAACAGTTAGGGCTGCTTGAATATCAGTGCGGATTGTTGGAAATTCTTCATGGAGGTTTTGCTCTAACTGCTGTGTCGGACGCGGCCCACCTCTACGCCTACCTGAATAAGCATCTGGTGCATATTCAGGCTTTTGTTGCTCAACCTTCACCTGCTGAATAGGTGCATTTTCTCGCACAAAGGCAGTGAGGATTTCCATGATTGTCCAGTGTTCTTTAGGAAAATCCTGAGCAACTCTTTCTAAGGCATAAATTGCACCTGTTCGGGTTTCAACTTTATCATGACCAAGCTGGGCAATTGCCCCCATAAAGCGTTCTGAAATCAATCTATCTTGATTGAGTTTGGCATTTTGAAGGCCAATTTCTAGGTTTTTCTCAGCTGCGATCGCATTTTTCTGCATCGCTTGGGCCCGCTTTGCTGCGTAATAGGTATTAAACATTGCCGCCGATGCCAGAAAAACTATTGCAGTAGTTGTTAAAGCTTGGTTTCTATACTGAATTTTTTCCTGAATTGACAATTCTTTAATACTGGACAAAGCAAAGAAAATTACAATCAATGAGCAGCCAAATATAACTGTTATAGTTATCAACCAATTCAACAGAGTGTCTGTCTTTTTAGAAGACATGGTAAAGATTTTCCTTACAACCTAGAATTATTACTTAGATGCTTGGAAAAAATAGTATAGCATTTAGCAGAAAATTATAATAGGTGTCAGAAGACCTCTTTAACTAAGTAATAATATCGAATATATTAGTAGATTAGGGTGAAAATAGAACAATTACTGAAAATTAGTGAAAATCCTACCCTATAAGCTTTTTAATTTTAACTTTCGCCTTACAGGACTGGTGTTTTACTCAGAAAATTTAGCTTCTCTAAGGTTTGCCCCATCAAGTATGGCATCATTGAGAATTGCTCCATGTAAATCAGCTAGATATAAGCTTGCACAATGCAGGTTAGCCCCTTTTAAGTTAGCTCCTTTTAGGTTTGCTGCACTAAGAATTGCCCCTTCTAAGTTAGCTAAATATAAGTTAGCACCTTCGAGGTTAGCCGCACTGAGAATTGCTCCTGCAAGATTAGCCTCTGTGAGGTTTGCCCCAGCAAGATTAGCTTGATAAAGGTTTGTCTTTTGTAGATTCGCCTTATTCAGGTTTACTCCTCTCATATCGATATAACTCAAATCAAGCTGCTCATTTTCTGGGTCTTTATTTATATCTCTTTTAGCGATAACGGTAAGGGCTGCTTGAATATCTAGACGAATTTTTTCTAACAGATTAATTGTTACTTCTTCTTGAGGTAGATAAAGAGTATTTTTTCGGATAAAAGTAGTAAGAATGTTCATAATTATCCAGTGGTACTGTGGATGATTTTTGGCAATTTGCTCTAAATCATTAATTACAGCTAAACTGTTTTCTCTTGTGTTATTTTCTAGTTGTTCAATTGCGATTCTTAAATGCTTTTTTGGGGACTTATGTTGAGTTTGGTTAATTTTTTCTTGGAAAACCTGTATCCCCAGATATATTTTTGCTAATTGACTGTTATTGATTGATGAAATATATTTTACAGCGTGAAAATAATTAATGATTACTGTCAACATACTATGCTTAAAAACTTAGTGCTAATTGGTGGCGGTCACAGCCATGCAATTGCCCTGAAAATGTTTGGAATAAAGCCGTTACCCGGAGTGCATTTGACGTTGATTACTGCAAATCAAAAGACAGCCTACTCTGGAATGTTACCAGGACACATTGCTGGATTTTACACCCATGATGAATGTCATATTGATTTGAAACCATTGGCTAACTTTGCTCAAGCAAATTTGTATATTGACAGAGTAGTTGCCCTAGACTTGGAAAACAACAAAGTTCTCTGTGCTAACGGATTGGCGGTAGATTTTGATGTGCTGTCTATTGATATTGGCAGCACTCCGGCCAGAGTGTCTGTATCAGGAGCAGCAGAATATACGATCGCAGCTAAACCAGTATCTCAGCTATTGAAACATTGGTATGAACTAATTGCCTCTGTAGGTAAAAATCCTCAAGAACCAATTCGTATTGCGATCGCAGGTGGAGGTGCTGGCGGTGTAGAATTGGCGTTTGCGATGCAATCTCATTTACATCAGATTTTCCATCAAAATCAACAACCAATTCAAAATCTGGAAATTCATTTATTTCAGCGTAACATACAACTGATGCCCAATTATCATCAATCAGTACGGCATCAACTTCAGCAAATTCTCACCGAGCGAGGTATTAAGCTACATCTTGGAGAAAATGTGTGTAATATCGCACCTAAAAACTCCAAGGAAACTAGAGAAATATTTGAGATTAAGTGCGACTCTGGTTTGAGAGTAGAGTGTAATAAAATTTTTTGGGTGACACAAGCTTCAGCACCCGAATGGTTAAAAATTGCGGGACTAGGAACTGATGAGCAAGGTTTTATTCTGGTAGAAGACACGTTACAATCTCAAACGCACCCGCAGGTATTTGCATCTGGTGACATCGCCACAATGGTAAATTATCCGCGTCCAAAAGCTGGGGTATTTGCTGTTAGACAAGGTAAACCTTTATTTAATAATTTGCAGCGAATTATATTAGGTAAGTCACTCAAACCCTATAAGCCGCAGAAACAATATTTAAGTCTAATTGGTACAGGAGATGGAAGAGCGCTCGCAACTAAAGGCATCTTTACTTTACCACCTCATAAACTCTTGTGGCATTACAAAGATTGTATTGACCGCCGTTTCATGGAACGCTTTTACTTTGAAGAAATAAGAGAATAGGGACTGGGGAAGAGGCAGGGGGACAAGGGGACAAGGGGACAAGAAATGAGAACTTGAAACAAGTCTTTCCCCTTGTCCCCAATTCTCCTTGTCCCCAAGTCCTCTTCCCAATTCCCAATCCCTTCATCGAAGCTGTTCAATTAGCTCCATAATTTGTTGATAATACTGAACATTTCCCTCTTGGTAATACAAATCTGCGGATTTCTGGAAATCCGCAATTGCTCCTTGAGAATCACCCAGATTTTGGTATACATCTGCTCGCAGGATGTAAGCTGAAGCCCAATGAGGCTGAAGCTGTAAGGCTTGGTTTAAGTCTGTGAGCGCTCCCTGTAAATCTCCCAATAGAGAACGGCTACGACCCCGATTGTACCAGTCTTCAGCAAAGCTGGAGTCGATCGCGATCGCCCGACTGTAATCTTCGATTGCTCCTTGATAATCTTCTAGAGCATAGCGGGCATTAGCGCGATCGCTGTAAAATGCAGCAGATTGAGGATTTATTTGTAAAGCTTGGGTGTAATCTGCGATCGCATTTTCATAAGCTTCTAAAGCGTAATGCGTCGAACCGCGATTGTAATATGCTTCAATTAAATCAGGATTAATTTTTAATGCTTGATTATAATCTGCGATCGCTCCTTGTTCATCCCCCAAAAGACGACGAGTATTTCCTCGATTACAATACGCTTGCGAAAATTCAGGAACCAACTCTATCGCTTGGGTATTATCATCAATTGCTCCCTGTAAATCTTGCAGAGCTTCACGGGCAATCCCCCGACCATAATAAGCTGCGGCTAATTTATCATTAATCTGTAATGCCCGATCGTAATCTTTAATTGCTCCTTTATGATCTCCTAAAGAACGACGAGCCGCCGCGCGATCGCAATATCCTTCAGCTAAACTAGGATTAAGTTGTAATAAGCGATTGCTATCTTCAATTGCACCTTGATAGTCTCCCAGTCGACGGAGAGCATTCGCCCGAAAGCCATAGACTAAAGCTAGAGTCGGATTTTCTTGTAAGGCTTGGTCATAATCTGCGATCGCACCCTCATAATCCCCAAGGGTACTACGGACAAGACCCCGTTCACAATAAGCTTGCACATCATCAGGATTGAACTTTAGGGCTTGATTAAAATCCTCAATTGCTGGGTGATATTCTTTGAGATGAGCTAGAACCAAACCCCGGTTGTAATATGCTCCAGCAAACCTGGGATTGATTTCTAGAGCGCGGTTGTAATCTGCGATCGCACTTTGATAATTTTCTAAAGAGTAGTGGGCATTACCTCGATTATGATAAGCCTCCGCTAACTTTGGATCTAATTGTAATGCTCGGTCATGATCGGCGATCGCTTCGTGAAAATCTCCTAAGATATGGTGAATATTACCCCGATTGCTGTAAGCTGCGGCAAAATTAGGATACCACTGTAAAGCTTGTTGAAAATCTGCGATTGCTCCCTGATGATCGCCCCGTTCAAAACAAACTACACCCCGATTATGATAGGCATTAGCAATATCAATATTGATATTATCAGCTAACTGGGTGCTAGTTTCTATTGTTTGGATGTAGTCAGCGATCGCTTTGTCGTATTTTTCTAAGGCAAAGTAGGCATTACCCCGGCTGTGGTAGGATTGGGCGAGATTTGGATCAATTTCTAATGCTTGGTTATAATCTGCGATCGCTTCTTGATAATCGCCTAAAGAGTAACGTGCATTACCCCGGTGATAGTAGGCTGTAGCAAAATTGGGATTGATTTCTATAGCCCGATTAAAATCTGCGATCGCACCACGATAATCTTTGAGTTGACCAGTGAGAATAATTCCTCGATTATGGTAAGCTTCGGCAGAGTTAGGGTTGAGCTTGATTGCTTGGGTGTAAGCTGCGTTCGATCCTTGATAATCGCCTTGCAAACTGTGGTTCAATCCTTGGCTTAAGAATTCTTCAGCATTCATATAATAATTTTCTTGGATTTCAACATTCCCTAGCTTAAAGGCAATGTGATTGTTAACTATATATTTTGATAATCATTCTAGTTTAAGATCCCTACTGAAAAAGAAGCACCCCTAGCGGCTCGGATACGCAGTCTTAGGAATCCCGACCGTTTACGGTGGGGAGGATGTCAAGATTTTAAAGATGCAAACGAACGCAGATAGAGCAACAAATTGAGTTCTCTCGTATCACTGTCTTCTCAAGTTGAGACTCTGGAAAGTTTTCTGCACCTCTAAGACCGAATACCGTCGCCTCAACCCTTAATTGAGCGGATCGAAACGCTGCAAGATGAGAGCTATAAACACCACTGGCAAACCTACACCCATACAAATGAGAGCTTGGATAAATGTTAAAGGTGTGGTGTCAAACACTTGATTCATCATGCTCCACTGACTGAACAGACATTGTAAAATCACCACAATTACAATTCCGATCGCAGGTGCATAGGCTACGGGTGTGCGTTTACCTTGGATTCTCACGACTAGAGATGGTAAAAACTGGCTAATGCTTAACAGGTAAAAGACTTCTGCCGCCACCAACCCATTAATTGCCATCGTGCGAGCTAAGGCTTCATTGCCTGTAGTTTGCAGTATCCATTGAAACATCCCAAAAATTACTACCCAATTGAAGACGGAAATCGCGATGATGCGCTGGAGTAACCCACCCGATAAAAGTCTTTCTCTGGGGTTGCGCGGTGGTTGTTGCATCACCTGTCCAGATTTTGGCTCAAAGGCGAGGGGAGCAATTAACGCTACTGAACTGACCATGTTCAGCCAGAGAATTTGGATTGGTAAGATGGGAAGCACGGTGGCCAGGAGAATGGCAATCAAAATCGTCATGGATTCTCCAACGTTAATCGGCAGCAAGAAGGCGATCGCTTTTCGTAAGTTGCGGTAAACACTACGTCCTTCCTCCACAGCCGCTTCTATTGATGCAAAATTATCGTCAGTTAGCAGCATATCCGCCGATTCTTTGGCAACCTCTGCCCCAGCTATCCCCATCGCTACACCAATATCTGCTTGCTTGAGAGCAGGAGCATCGTTGACACCA contains:
- a CDS encoding response regulator; the encoded protein is MTKKQILVIDNEQYIQEVAKICLETVAGWKVETASSGEEGIMKAETYQPDAILLDVMMPEMDGIATFEKLQANPVTKKIPVILLTAKIQASDRRRYNQMGMIGAIAKPFNPLELAAEVALALGWSLEK
- a CDS encoding response regulator encodes the protein MKILVVEDDELNAHTLTNLLTNQNYAVEVATDGDAAWDFIQAYDYDLILLDVVLPKLDGISLCRKIRSNGLQMPILLMTGRDSSHEKAIGLDAGADDYLVKPFDIEELVARVRALLRRPAVTSQPVLVSGKLRLDPSSCEAIYAGNLLPLTPKEFALLELFLRNSRRVFSCGMILEHLWSYEDTPQEEAVRTHIKGLRHKLKAVGAPGDLVETVYGIGYRLKPLEEDKHGDTGAEGQGSRGAEGQGSRGAEEQGSRGEVDRVKSPVPNLKSQQQALMAVAEIWQRFQGRVEQQVRVLEQAIATLNQNNSLNPELLSLATKEAHTLAGSLGTFGLPLGSKLARNIELLLSSGQTLSKSEIGNLQSWVNLLRREIEGNDAGAISVSPIPQLETVTQPLQNHSDAETKILVVDDDPQIQALLQTLLSPWGLRAIALENPLQFWETLEVVAPDMLILDVELPYINGIELCRLVRNDSHWSELPILFLTVHSDAEMVNQVFSVGADDFVSKPIVGPELVTRIVNRLERMKLRQRVTQGGRGAGGQGSRGAGEQGSRGAGGAGEAGGVNLSSSLPSSSHQAINELELRVAERTAELISVNQQLQSQLDERQRTQEELRFSQARFARILDIADDAIISINGFHNITLFNQGAEKIFGYSAQEVIGQGLDLLLPQRFFQAHRQHVADFGQSPNVARRMGERREIYGRRKDGSEFPAEASISKIDMGNEIFYTVILRDVTERKQIERMKDEFVSVVSHELRTPLTSIYGSLGMLASGLLPTDSEQGKRLLQIAADSTERLVRLINDILDIERIESGKAKMESEICNIVDLITQTVNVIQPLADKAGVTLSISALSAQVLADCDRIVQTLTNLLSNAIKFSSAGSTVWLGVQQEGDEVLLTVKDTGRGIPTDKLESIFERFQQVDSSDSRNHDGTGLGLAICKSIMQQHGGRIWAESTLGEGSTFYVALPLFGTLRPVKRKAPVIHAGDISE
- a CDS encoding pentapeptide repeat-containing protein; the encoded protein is MLTVIINYFHAVKYISSINNSQLAKIYLGIQVFQEKINQTQHKSPKKHLRIAIEQLENNTRENSLAVINDLEQIAKNHPQYHWIIMNILTTFIRKNTLYLPQEEVTINLLEKIRLDIQAALTVIAKRDINKDPENEQLDLSYIDMRGVNLNKANLQKTNLYQANLAGANLTEANLAGAILSAANLEGANLYLANLEGAILSAANLKGANLKGANLHCASLYLADLHGAILNDAILDGANLREAKFSE
- a CDS encoding RNA-guided endonuclease TnpB family protein → MLVFEFKAYGKSAQLVAIDDAIRTAKFIRNSCIRLWMDVKGTGKNDLQKYCAVLAANFPFANELNSMARQASAERAWSSISRFYENCKKGIPGLKGYPQFQKDCRSVEYKSSGWKLADNRKSITFTDKKGIGKLKLKGTRDLHFYQINQIKRVRLVKRADGVYAQFCIDVERSENIEPTGNTVGLDVGLKEYYTDSDGTMVENPKFLLRSEKVLKRSQRRVSRKVKGSKNRGKARQILGKRHLKISRQRKDHAVKLARCVVQSNDLIAYENLSIKNMVKNHCLAKSINDASWYQFRVWIEYFGKVFKRVTVAVNPQYTSLECSSCGEVVKKTLSTRTHVCRCGCVMDRDENAARNILSRGLGTVGHIGTSALDAGNACGDETSTLVGENLQEQVMS
- a CDS encoding FAD-dependent oxidoreductase — its product is MLKNLVLIGGGHSHAIALKMFGIKPLPGVHLTLITANQKTAYSGMLPGHIAGFYTHDECHIDLKPLANFAQANLYIDRVVALDLENNKVLCANGLAVDFDVLSIDIGSTPARVSVSGAAEYTIAAKPVSQLLKHWYELIASVGKNPQEPIRIAIAGGGAGGVELAFAMQSHLHQIFHQNQQPIQNLEIHLFQRNIQLMPNYHQSVRHQLQQILTERGIKLHLGENVCNIAPKNSKETREIFEIKCDSGLRVECNKIFWVTQASAPEWLKIAGLGTDEQGFILVEDTLQSQTHPQVFASGDIATMVNYPRPKAGVFAVRQGKPLFNNLQRIILGKSLKPYKPQKQYLSLIGTGDGRALATKGIFTLPPHKLLWHYKDCIDRRFMERFYFEEIRE
- a CDS encoding tetratricopeptide repeat protein, which produces MNAEEFLSQGLNHSLQGDYQGSNAAYTQAIKLNPNSAEAYHNRGIILTGQLKDYRGAIADFNRAIEINPNFATAYYHRGNARYSLGDYQEAIADYNQALEIDPNLAQSYHSRGNAYFALEKYDKAIADYIQTIETSTQLADNINIDIANAYHNRGVVCFERGDHQGAIADFQQALQWYPNFAAAYSNRGNIHHILGDFHEAIADHDRALQLDPKLAEAYHNRGNAHYSLENYQSAIADYNRALEINPRFAGAYYNRGLVLAHLKEYHPAIEDFNQALKFNPDDVQAYCERGLVRSTLGDYEGAIADYDQALQENPTLALVYGFRANALRRLGDYQGAIEDSNRLLQLNPSLAEGYCDRAAARRSLGDHKGAIKDYDRALQINDKLAAAYYGRGIAREALQDLQGAIDDNTQAIELVPEFSQAYCNRGNTRRLLGDEQGAIADYNQALKINPDLIEAYYNRGSTHYALEAYENAIADYTQALQINPQSAAFYSDRANARYALEDYQGAIEDYSRAIAIDSSFAEDWYNRGRSRSLLGDLQGALTDLNQALQLQPHWASAYILRADVYQNLGDSQGAIADFQKSADLYYQEGNVQYYQQIMELIEQLR
- a CDS encoding pentapeptide repeat-containing protein, with the translated sequence MSSKKTDTLLNWLITITVIFGCSLIVIFFALSSIKELSIQEKIQYRNQALTTTAIVFLASAAMFNTYYAAKRAQAMQKNAIAAEKNLEIGLQNAKLNQDRLISERFMGAIAQLGHDKVETRTGAIYALERVAQDFPKEHWTIMEILTAFVRENAPIQQVKVEQQKPEYAPDAYSGRRRGGPRPTQQLEQNLHEEFPTIRTDIQAALTVIGRRNSLEDPKDQKLDLRHIDIRRADLLGVNLQQADLRGSDLSGSDLRGADLSEADLNGAKLIRSILYETKLLKASLCGANLCWANLNRANLSGANLRSANLSGASLRVANLQGANLYKANLQQATLKVANLSGAKLFLANLQGAKLGKANLNLTGLIGANLSGANLNGANLSGANLNAAKLHQTEVYFANLSEASLTEADLHQANLIGANLHRATFYQANLTQANLMGANFLEADLSDVKLEGTILTGAKNLELHQIRKALGDRTTRLPDYIEAPTDWRQSG